The Pseudophaeobacter arcticus DSM 23566 genome includes a region encoding these proteins:
- the hisI gene encoding phosphoribosyl-AMP cyclohydrolase, whose protein sequence is MQKVFIMSFDHNSLKYDAAGLIPCIAQDEQSGEVLMMAWMNAQSVAKTLETGKVTYWSRSRQAFWVKGESSGHVQTLVDLRLDCDRDCLLALVHQVGPACHTNRRSCFYTAVRDGAEQELMAPMI, encoded by the coding sequence ATGCAAAAGGTTTTTATAATGTCCTTTGATCACAATAGCCTGAAGTATGACGCTGCCGGGTTGATCCCCTGTATCGCCCAGGATGAGCAAAGCGGTGAAGTGCTGATGATGGCCTGGATGAACGCGCAAAGCGTTGCCAAAACGCTGGAAACCGGCAAGGTGACCTATTGGTCGCGCTCACGCCAGGCCTTTTGGGTCAAGGGGGAAAGTTCGGGCCATGTGCAAACCCTGGTGGACCTGCGCCTGGATTGCGACCGTGATTGTCTGTTGGCCCTGGTGCATCAGGTGGGGCCTGCCTGTCACACCAACCGGCGCAGCTGTTTTTACACGGCTGTTCGTGACGGCGCGGAACAGGAGTTGATGGCGCCGATGATCTAG